A window of the Helianthus annuus cultivar XRQ/B chromosome 4, HanXRQr2.0-SUNRISE, whole genome shotgun sequence genome harbors these coding sequences:
- the LOC110937244 gene encoding sodium/calcium exchanger NCL2 yields the protein MKIYGKNGSFIILLAILMRFCGKTEGATVTCELEYGFLPCTSGVWGRLFLIVVYQYLMSIGQSYISKGSNKFFSLIGPGIFGASLFHILANFPTLFIVLESQLSSDDIGASISAAMGMSVLAGSAVMSLTLIWPSVIAFGSYDLAHDNANANLPQLSEEEPSFLTKLTVYGVTTDSETSYTARLMLVSMIPFLILQLPKIINSTSVTRVIVLIALIMTLSFFIASSVYQIFQPWIQNRRYDYVRQKFVKNTLLKLLSVNEKANVQLIKYLYKKLDSNNDGKVTSAEVKTLLVGIQMQADGERSEDLVDNIIGQLDITGDGSIEEDEFVNVLTKWLHDARKSLSRNDYNPLSFFTKHQANGDEEQEILIPKKTNVDDQSSIWDYLEAFALVLVGIVMTVLIAQSLITNVVNFANDANIPSFFIPYFVIPCAINTPRLLSMITSARQKTQRAASLTLSRIYSGLFMSNMSNLSTFLLTVYIKDIPWDVAAEVLVVLVICVVMGIFTSTRTIFPLWTAFVGYLFYPIAILMLYLLTVVWGWS from the exons ATGAAAATATATGGAAAAAATGGAAGTTTTATTATTTTGTTGGCGATTTTGATGCGATTTTGTGGGAAAACTGAGGGTGCAACAGTGACATGTGAACTAGAATACGGGTTCTTGCCGTGCACAAGTGGTGTTTGGGGAAGACTTTTCTTGATTGTGGTTTATCAATACTTGATGTCTATAGGTCAAAGTTATATATCAAAGGGGTCGAATAAATTCTTCAGCCTTATCGGACCGGGTATATTTGGAGCCAGTTTGTTCCATATTCTTGCAAACTTCCCTACCCTTTTCATTGTCCTTG AATCACAATTATCGAGCGACGACATAGGTGCATCTATTAGTGCTGCAATGGGAATGAGTGTCCTAGCAGGATCAGCAGTCATGAGCCTAACACTGATTTGGCCTTCTGTAATAGCTTTCGGAAGCTATGATCTTGCACATGATAATGCCAATGCTAATTTACCACAACTTTCGGAAGAAGAACCATCATTTCTAACGAAGTTAACAG TTTATGGTGTTACAACCGATAGTGAGACAAGCTACACTGCGAGACTCATGCTTGTGTCAATGATACCGTTTCTAATTCTTCAACTCCCAAAAATCATCAATTCGACGTCAGTAACTCGGGTGATAGTTTTAATCGCTCTCATCATGACATTGAGTTTCTTCATTGCTTCCAGTGTGTATCAG ATCTTTCAACCATGGATCCAAAACAGAAGATACGACTATGTGAGACAAAAATTTGTGAAGAACACATTATTGAAACTACTCTCTGTAAACGAAAAGGCAAACGTGCAACTTATTAAATA CCTTTACAAGAAACTTGACAGTAACAACGATGGTAAAGTGACTAGTGCTGAGGTGAAAACTTTACTTGTAGGAATTCAAATGCAAGCAGATGGTGAACGAAGCGAAGATCTGGTAGACAATATTATCGGTCAACTTGACATTACAGGAGATGGATCTATTGAGGAGGATGAGTTTGTTAATGTACTCACAAAATGGCTACATGATGCAAGAAAATCACTCTCTAGAAATGATTATAACCCTCTTAGTTTCTTCACCAAACATCAAGCG AATGGAGATGAAGAACAAGAGATTTTGATACCTAAGAAGACAAATGTTGATGATCAAAGTTCAATTTGGGACTACTTGGAGGCTTTCGCTTTGGTACTCGTTGGGATTGTTATGACGGTTCTCATTGCACAATCACTCATAACGAATGTCGTGAATTTTGCTAATGACGCAAACATCCCTTCCTTCTTCATCCCGTACTTTGTAATACCGTGTGCCATAAACACACCACGTCTATTATCAATGATTACCTCAGCAAGACAAAAGACTCAGCGTGCCGCATCTTTAACTCTTTCTCGG ATCTATTCAGGATTGTTTATGAGTAACATGAGTAACTTGTCAACATTTCTTTTAACGGTGTATATAAAGGACATTCCATGGGATGTAGCTGCGGAGGTTCTAGTTGTGTTGGTGATCTGTGTAGTAATGGGAATTTTCACAAGTACAAGGACAATTTTCCCACTTTGGACCGCTTTTGTGGGTTATCTGTTTTACCCTATTGCGATACTCATGTTGTATCTTCTTACCGTCGTTTGGGGTTGGTCATAA